The Castellaniella sp. genome includes a window with the following:
- a CDS encoding acyl-CoA dehydrogenase family protein, producing MDFRLSEEQQAFAQAAREFALGELAPHAAHWDEEHIFPRQVFAKAGELGFCAMYAPESIGGLGLPRLDATLVFEEMAAVDPSTTAFITIHNMATWMVGSWAQPSVRDYWGPLLSTGEKLASYCLTEPGAGSDAASLSTSARLEGDHYVLNGAKAFISGAGDTDVLIVMARTGGEGPRGISALVVPADTDGITYGRKENKMGWNSQSTRPITFENARVPVANRLGNEGDGFRFAMKGLDGGRINIATCSVGAAQGAYEAARRYMGERRQFGRPLADFQALQFKLVDLLTNIVASRQMVRLAAAKLDAGDPQASAYCAMAKRLATDLCFQACLDAQQIHGGYGYLKDYPLERLVRDTRVHQILEGTNEIMRVIVARHILTQEADLR from the coding sequence ATGGATTTTCGCCTCAGCGAAGAACAACAGGCTTTTGCACAGGCCGCCCGAGAATTTGCCCTGGGCGAACTCGCCCCCCACGCAGCGCACTGGGACGAGGAACATATATTTCCCCGCCAGGTTTTCGCCAAAGCAGGTGAACTCGGATTTTGCGCCATGTATGCGCCGGAATCCATCGGCGGGCTGGGCCTGCCCCGGCTGGATGCCACCCTGGTATTCGAGGAAATGGCGGCGGTGGACCCTTCCACCACGGCCTTCATCACCATCCACAATATGGCGACCTGGATGGTAGGCAGCTGGGCGCAGCCCTCGGTGCGCGATTATTGGGGTCCATTGCTGTCCACGGGCGAAAAACTTGCCTCTTACTGCCTGACCGAGCCAGGCGCCGGGTCAGACGCAGCATCACTATCCACCAGCGCCCGGCTGGAAGGCGATCATTATGTCCTGAATGGCGCCAAGGCCTTTATTTCCGGCGCAGGCGATACCGATGTACTGATCGTGATGGCCCGCACCGGGGGCGAGGGCCCACGCGGAATTTCTGCGCTGGTGGTGCCGGCCGATACCGATGGCATCACCTATGGCCGCAAAGAAAACAAAATGGGCTGGAACAGCCAGTCCACTCGGCCCATCACCTTTGAAAATGCCCGTGTGCCAGTGGCCAATCGTCTGGGCAACGAGGGTGACGGCTTTCGCTTTGCCATGAAGGGGCTGGATGGCGGACGCATCAATATCGCTACCTGTTCCGTAGGCGCTGCCCAAGGCGCTTACGAGGCCGCGCGTCGGTACATGGGCGAGCGCCGCCAATTTGGCCGCCCCCTGGCGGATTTCCAGGCCCTGCAATTCAAACTGGTGGATTTGTTGACCAATATCGTGGCCTCGCGTCAGATGGTGCGTCTGGCCGCTGCCAAACTCGACGCAGGCGATCCTCAGGCCAGCGCCTATTGCGCCATGGCCAAGCGCCTTGCCACGGATCTGTGTTTCCAGGCTTGTCTGGATGCCCAGCAGATCCACGGCGGCTATGGCTACCTGAAAGACTATCCCCTGGAACGCTTGGTGCGCGACACGCGCGTACACCAGATTCTGGAAGGCACCAATGAAATCATGCGCGTCATTGTGGCGCGGCATATTCTTACCCAAGAGGCCGATTTGCGATGA
- a CDS encoding pyruvate, water dikinase regulatory protein — MTDTVSDRPVFIVSDSTGITAETFSHAVLSQFEEIAFQAVRLPFIDSMEKADAAARRIQQRADQGGPPPLVFSTLVDSEIADRIRQVPCIFLDLFGAFVQELEDILGVKSSRSVGRSHTNGLSKQYNRRIEAINFSLAHDDGQYIQGLEQADVILVGVSRCGKTPTSLYLAMQYAVRAANYPLIPEDFDRGALPATLLPFRRKLFGLSIQPERLAEVRNERRPNSTYASLKQCRQEIAEAERLMRMENIPWLSTTTRSIEEISTKILDEVGLDRTTY; from the coding sequence ATGACCGACACCGTATCTGATCGCCCTGTTTTTATTGTTTCCGATAGTACCGGGATCACCGCCGAGACCTTTAGCCACGCCGTGCTATCGCAATTCGAGGAAATCGCCTTCCAGGCAGTGCGCCTGCCATTCATCGATTCGATGGAAAAAGCCGATGCCGCAGCGCGCCGCATCCAGCAACGCGCCGACCAAGGCGGCCCGCCCCCGCTGGTGTTCAGCACCCTGGTGGATTCGGAGATTGCCGATCGCATCCGCCAGGTGCCCTGCATCTTTTTGGATTTGTTCGGGGCCTTTGTACAAGAGCTAGAAGACATCCTGGGGGTAAAGTCCAGCCGCTCGGTGGGCCGATCACACACCAATGGCCTATCCAAGCAATACAACCGTCGCATCGAGGCCATCAATTTCAGCCTGGCGCACGACGATGGCCAATATATTCAGGGACTAGAGCAAGCCGACGTCATTCTGGTGGGCGTGTCACGCTGCGGCAAAACCCCCACCAGCCTGTACCTGGCCATGCAGTACGCCGTCAGGGCTGCCAACTACCCCCTGATCCCGGAAGACTTTGACCGAGGCGCCCTGCCTGCGACCCTGCTGCCTTTTCGGCGCAAGCTTTTTGGCCTGTCCATCCAGCCCGAACGTCTGGCTGAAGTCCGCAACGAGCGCCGCCCCAACAGCACCTATGCATCCCTGAAGCAATGTCGTCAGGAAATCGCCGAGGCAGAGCGCTTGATGCGGATGGAAAACATCCCCTGGCTGTCCACCACCACCCGCTCGATCGAGGAAATCTCCACCAAAATCCTGGACGAGGTCGGTCTTGATCGCACGACCTATTAA
- the lpxB gene encoding lipid-A-disaccharide synthase: MNTRHMHAAIVAGEPSGDLLAARMITGLQARSPGIRTTGIGGPSMVRTGFEAWHPMDALSVFGYVDALRQAPRLIRTWRNTRQRVIQQRPDVFVGVDAPDFNLRLEEKVRAAGIPTVHFVGPSIWAWRFERIHQIRRAVSHMLVLFPFEVDLYREQGVPVTYVGHPLAELIPKQPDRAAARALLGLDQGQRVLALMPGSRESELRLLAPRFLQAAQQLRLQDPDLQIVVPVVNAQRHAQFASMLAQYPVPNCRILAAMPELPPHQEHTRCDGLDTRDWPLAWHAMEAADAVLVASGTATLEAALFKRPLVISYVLSPWMRRIMAWKSGQQAPSLPWVGLPNILERDFVVPELLQEAATPDALAAATWTALSDQAHADRIAQRFAVLHETLNRDTPGLAAQAILEVCHGNAG; the protein is encoded by the coding sequence ATGAATACCCGGCACATGCACGCGGCCATTGTTGCCGGCGAGCCCTCCGGCGATTTGCTGGCAGCCAGGATGATCACAGGATTGCAGGCGCGCAGTCCAGGTATTCGGACCACGGGCATTGGCGGCCCATCGATGGTGCGCACCGGTTTTGAAGCCTGGCATCCGATGGATGCCTTGTCTGTTTTTGGTTATGTCGATGCCTTGCGCCAGGCCCCGCGCCTGATTCGCACGTGGCGCAATACCCGCCAGCGGGTCATCCAGCAACGCCCCGATGTATTTGTCGGGGTGGATGCGCCTGACTTCAATCTGCGCCTGGAAGAAAAAGTCAGGGCGGCCGGCATCCCCACGGTGCATTTTGTCGGGCCTTCGATCTGGGCTTGGCGCTTTGAGCGCATTCATCAGATTCGCCGGGCGGTTTCGCACATGCTGGTATTGTTTCCCTTCGAGGTCGATCTCTATCGGGAACAGGGGGTGCCGGTCACGTATGTGGGTCACCCCTTGGCCGAACTCATCCCCAAGCAGCCCGATCGCGCCGCTGCGCGTGCCTTGCTGGGCCTGGATCAAGGCCAGCGGGTGCTGGCCTTGATGCCCGGCAGCCGGGAATCCGAACTCCGCTTGCTGGCGCCGCGTTTTTTGCAGGCAGCCCAACAGCTGCGTTTGCAAGACCCTGACCTGCAGATTGTCGTGCCCGTCGTCAATGCCCAGCGCCATGCGCAATTTGCCAGCATGTTGGCCCAGTACCCTGTGCCCAATTGCCGGATTCTGGCAGCCATGCCAGAACTTCCCCCCCACCAGGAACATACGCGTTGCGACGGGCTGGATACCCGGGATTGGCCGCTTGCCTGGCATGCCATGGAGGCCGCCGACGCCGTCCTGGTGGCCAGCGGCACGGCCACCCTGGAGGCCGCCTTGTTCAAGCGGCCCCTGGTGATTTCCTATGTGCTCAGCCCCTGGATGCGGCGCATCATGGCCTGGAAATCCGGCCAACAAGCACCCAGCTTGCCGTGGGTAGGGCTGCCCAATATACTAGAGCGTGATTTTGTCGTCCCCGAACTCTTGCAGGAAGCGGCGACACCCGATGCCTTGGCTGCCGCCACTTGGACTGCCCTTAGCGATCAGGCGCATGCTGATCGGATTGCCCAGCGCTTTGCGGTGTTGCACGAAACCCTGAATCGGGACACGCCGGGCCTGGCTGCCCAGGCGATTCTAGAGGTTTGCCATGGCAACGCAGGCTGA
- a CDS encoding RnfH family protein, which yields MQVSIVFAAATRLWRQTLDVPAGSTAAQAVADSDFALEFPEYTDQPLTMAIYGERCDPQRVLHEHDRVELCRPLVFDPLESRRRRVAHRAGKHKSGAG from the coding sequence ATGCAGGTATCCATTGTTTTTGCCGCCGCCACCCGCTTATGGCGTCAGACGCTGGACGTGCCTGCAGGCAGCACAGCCGCGCAGGCGGTGGCTGACAGTGATTTTGCACTGGAATTTCCAGAATATACCGATCAGCCCCTGACCATGGCGATTTATGGCGAACGTTGCGATCCCCAGCGTGTGCTGCATGAACACGACCGGGTCGAACTCTGCCGCCCCCTGGTCTTTGATCCCCTGGAGTCCCGCCGCCGCCGCGTGGCGCACCGGGCAGGAAAGCACAAGTCCGGCGCTGGCTAG
- a CDS encoding methylated-DNA--[protein]-cysteine S-methyltransferase translates to MPGGGELFDTQALASEPAMADPARMSLHLLQEDTPAGALAVLQQTQTELNEYWRAQRQTFDIPLAPQGSAFQQKIWQALLAVPCGATLSYGQLGEQAGLGTGHGRAVGTAVGSNPISIIIPCHRILAHNHSLNGYGGGLGRKIRLLQLEGLVIG, encoded by the coding sequence ATGCCTGGGGGCGGTGAACTGTTCGATACGCAGGCGCTGGCCTCCGAACCTGCCATGGCCGACCCCGCCCGGATGTCGCTGCACTTGCTGCAAGAAGACACGCCTGCCGGTGCGCTGGCGGTTTTGCAGCAGACACAGACAGAACTGAATGAGTACTGGCGAGCCCAGCGCCAGACGTTTGATATTCCCTTGGCTCCCCAGGGTAGCGCCTTCCAGCAAAAAATCTGGCAGGCTTTGTTGGCTGTGCCTTGTGGGGCAACCCTGTCATATGGCCAGTTGGGCGAACAGGCAGGCCTGGGTACCGGGCATGGTCGCGCCGTCGGCACGGCAGTGGGCAGCAACCCCATCAGCATCATCATCCCCTGCCACCGTATTCTGGCGCACAACCACAGCCTGAATGGTTATGGGGGCGGATTGGGCCGCAAGATCCGCTTGTTGCAGCTGGAAGGTCTGGTCATCGGCTAG
- the ppsA gene encoding phosphoenolpyruvate synthase, whose protein sequence is MSYVVSFEQLRMTDVDSVGGKNASLGEMISQLADAGVRVPGGFATTADAFREFLKSTGLDARINHRLDTLDADDVRELANAGAEIRQWVIETPFPAAFEQAIRGAFAQLDADGNGSFAVRSSATAEDLPDASFAGQQETYLNVVGIDEVLEKIRLVFASLYNDRAISYRVHKGYAHAEVALSAGIQRMVRSDKGSAGVMFTLDTESGFKDVVFITSSYGLGETVVQGAVNPDEFYVFKPTLAAGHYPIISRRIGSKLLKMEFDADRTTGHAVRTIEVPASERNRYSLSDDEIIELAQYATIIESHYQRPMDIEWGRDGIDGKLYILQARPETVKSQQGHNDVQERYRLMATGEVLVRGRAIGQKIGSGTVRVVADASEMDKVRAGDVLVTDMTDPNWEPVMKLAAAIVTNRGGRTCHAAIIARELGIPAVVGCADATDVLTNGREVTVSCAEGDEGHIYDGLIETEIEEVRWGEMPEIGLKIMMNVGNPQLAFDFSQIPNGGVGLARLEFIINNNINVHPKAILDYPNVDGDLKKAVESAARGYASPRAFFVEKLAEGIATIGAAFYPKPVIVRLSDFKSNEYRKLVGGSRYEPEEENPMLGFRGASRYVSDDFAECFRMECEALKKVRDDMGLTNVEIMVPFVRTLSQAQRVVDLLASHGLKRGDNGLRLIMMCEVPTNAILAEEFLQFFDGFSIGSNDMTQLTLGLDRDSGMELLAADFDERDPAVQFMLRRAIQACLKAGKYVGICGQGPSDHPDLAQWLRDEGILSMSLNPDTVVDTWQRLADTRTVA, encoded by the coding sequence ATGTCATATGTAGTATCTTTCGAGCAGCTCCGCATGACGGATGTGGACTCGGTAGGGGGCAAGAACGCTTCACTCGGTGAAATGATCAGTCAGCTGGCCGATGCCGGCGTACGAGTGCCTGGTGGCTTTGCCACCACGGCCGATGCTTTTCGCGAGTTTCTGAAGTCCACTGGCCTGGATGCGCGGATCAATCATCGCCTGGATACCCTGGATGCCGATGATGTCCGCGAGCTGGCCAATGCCGGGGCCGAAATCCGCCAATGGGTGATCGAGACCCCGTTCCCTGCCGCTTTCGAACAGGCCATCCGTGGCGCTTTTGCCCAGTTGGATGCCGATGGCAACGGCTCTTTTGCCGTGCGCTCATCGGCGACCGCCGAAGACCTGCCCGATGCGTCGTTTGCGGGCCAGCAGGAAACCTACCTCAATGTGGTCGGCATCGACGAAGTCCTGGAGAAAATCCGCCTGGTCTTTGCGTCCCTGTACAACGACCGTGCCATTTCCTATCGGGTCCACAAGGGCTACGCCCACGCAGAGGTCGCCTTGTCGGCCGGCATCCAACGCATGGTGCGTTCCGACAAAGGCAGCGCGGGGGTGATGTTCACCCTGGATACGGAATCCGGCTTCAAGGACGTGGTCTTCATCACCTCGTCCTATGGCTTGGGCGAGACCGTGGTCCAGGGCGCTGTCAATCCCGACGAATTCTATGTCTTCAAGCCCACCTTGGCGGCAGGCCACTATCCCATCATCAGTCGACGCATTGGTTCCAAGCTTCTCAAGATGGAATTCGACGCCGATCGCACCACCGGCCATGCCGTTCGCACCATCGAAGTCCCGGCCTCCGAGCGCAACCGCTACTCGCTGTCCGATGACGAGATCATCGAACTTGCCCAATACGCCACCATCATCGAATCCCACTATCAGCGCCCCATGGATATCGAATGGGGCCGTGACGGCATCGATGGCAAGCTCTACATCCTGCAGGCACGCCCCGAGACCGTCAAATCCCAACAGGGGCACAACGATGTCCAGGAGCGCTATCGCCTGATGGCCACTGGCGAAGTCCTGGTGCGTGGCCGGGCCATCGGCCAGAAAATTGGCTCGGGTACCGTGCGCGTGGTGGCCGATGCCTCCGAAATGGACAAAGTCCGCGCAGGCGATGTCCTGGTGACCGACATGACCGATCCGAACTGGGAGCCGGTCATGAAGCTTGCTGCGGCGATTGTCACCAACCGGGGCGGACGCACCTGCCATGCCGCCATCATTGCCCGCGAACTCGGCATTCCCGCCGTGGTGGGCTGCGCCGATGCCACCGATGTGCTGACCAATGGCCGCGAGGTCACCGTGTCTTGCGCCGAGGGCGACGAGGGACACATCTACGACGGCTTGATCGAGACCGAAATCGAGGAAGTCCGCTGGGGTGAAATGCCGGAAATCGGCCTGAAAATCATGATGAACGTCGGCAATCCGCAGCTGGCCTTCGACTTTTCCCAGATTCCCAATGGCGGGGTAGGGCTGGCCCGCCTGGAATTCATCATCAACAACAACATCAACGTGCACCCCAAGGCCATTCTGGACTACCCCAATGTCGATGGCGACTTGAAAAAAGCCGTTGAGTCCGCTGCCCGGGGCTATGCCAGCCCACGCGCCTTCTTTGTCGAAAAACTCGCCGAAGGCATTGCCACGATCGGCGCGGCTTTCTACCCAAAGCCCGTCATCGTGCGCTTGTCCGATTTCAAATCCAACGAGTACCGCAAGCTCGTGGGCGGTTCGCGCTACGAGCCCGAGGAAGAAAACCCCATGCTGGGTTTCCGCGGTGCATCGCGCTATGTCTCGGACGACTTTGCCGAATGCTTCCGCATGGAATGCGAGGCCCTGAAAAAGGTCCGCGACGACATGGGGCTGACCAATGTCGAAATCATGGTGCCCTTTGTGCGTACCCTCAGCCAAGCACAGCGCGTGGTTGATCTCTTGGCTTCCCACGGCCTGAAGCGCGGCGACAACGGCCTGCGCCTGATCATGATGTGCGAAGTCCCCACCAACGCCATCCTGGCCGAGGAATTCCTGCAGTTCTTCGACGGCTTCTCCATCGGTTCAAACGACATGACCCAACTGACCCTGGGGCTGGATCGGGATTCCGGCATGGAGCTTCTGGCCGCCGATTTTGACGAACGCGATCCTGCCGTCCAGTTCATGCTGCGCCGCGCCATCCAGGCCTGCCTGAAGGCCGGGAAATACGTCGGTATCTGCGGCCAAGGACCCAGCGACCACCCTGATCTGGCTCAGTGGCTGCGTGACGAAGGCATTTTGTCCATGTCGCTCAATCCGGACACGGTGGTGGACACCTGGCAGCGTCTGGCCGATACCCGCACCGTCGCCTGA
- the rnhB gene encoding ribonuclease HII, whose protein sequence is MATQADLFAPSLLVDALVAGVDEAGRGPLAGPVFAAAVILDPARPIAGLTDSKKLSAARREALATQIREQALAWAIAQADVPMIDELNILQATLIAMRQACQDLAQVPELILVDGNRLPTGLPCPARSIVGGDALEPAISAASILAKTARDAYCLALHAQYPQYAFDRHKGYGTALHLARLVQYGPCPAHRCSFAPVRRLLQAVPT, encoded by the coding sequence ATGGCAACGCAGGCTGATTTGTTTGCGCCATCCCTGCTGGTCGACGCCCTGGTGGCTGGGGTGGACGAAGCGGGCAGGGGGCCGCTGGCTGGGCCGGTATTTGCGGCGGCCGTCATCCTGGACCCTGCTCGGCCCATTGCGGGTCTGACTGACTCCAAAAAGCTCAGTGCCGCCCGCCGCGAGGCACTGGCCACACAGATCCGCGAACAGGCACTCGCCTGGGCAATCGCCCAGGCAGATGTGCCGATGATTGACGAACTGAATATTCTGCAGGCGACCTTGATCGCCATGCGCCAGGCGTGTCAGGATCTGGCGCAGGTGCCTGAATTGATTCTGGTGGACGGCAACCGTCTGCCGACCGGGCTGCCATGCCCGGCACGATCCATTGTCGGCGGGGATGCACTAGAGCCCGCCATTTCAGCCGCGTCTATCCTGGCCAAGACCGCACGGGATGCATACTGCCTGGCGCTGCATGCGCAATATCCACAGTATGCTTTCGATCGGCATAAGGGCTATGGCACGGCGCTGCACTTGGCGCGCCTGGTGCAGTATGGTCCCTGTCCGGCCCATCGGTGCAGCTTTGCGCCGGTCCGGCGGCTTTTGCAAGCAGTGCCCACATGA
- a CDS encoding enoyl-CoA hydratase/isomerase family protein, which yields MSTTDIVDVSQETEPDPVLFREVPTQDGKRIGMATLNRPDTLNGLSLPMCRLLDERLHAWQNDDRIVAVVLHGAGDKAFCAGGDLHALYQSMLDSPRDAWANLHARSFFEIEYRLDYRIHRYPKPMICWGSGIVMGGGVGLMLGASHRVVTSSTRFAMPEVTIGLFPDVAGTWMLGRLPRGIGEFLALTGAQLGAADCLHYGLADHYCAVDGLDTLVATLAAQKWPTDPDEQAALLDTVLDGLQLAVPDPGPLQTHAADIRRACSRADFMQAATALAAWKRHPDPWMARAATNFLAGAPGSARLGYMLVNRARHLSLADAFRMEYVAALQCCAEPDFREGIRALLIDKDKKPRWYPATFEQASASWVRRFLVHPWPAGQEHPLADL from the coding sequence ATGAGCACCACTGATATCGTCGATGTTTCTCAGGAAACCGAGCCTGATCCTGTCCTGTTTCGCGAAGTCCCGACCCAGGATGGCAAGCGTATCGGGATGGCCACCCTGAATCGTCCCGACACCCTCAATGGCTTGTCGCTGCCTATGTGCAGGCTGCTGGATGAGCGCCTGCACGCCTGGCAAAACGATGATCGTATCGTGGCTGTGGTCCTGCACGGGGCGGGCGACAAGGCCTTTTGTGCGGGAGGTGACCTGCATGCGCTCTATCAAAGCATGCTGGATAGTCCTCGGGATGCCTGGGCCAATCTGCATGCCCGCAGTTTTTTCGAGATCGAATACCGCTTGGACTACCGCATTCATCGCTATCCCAAACCCATGATTTGCTGGGGTAGCGGCATTGTCATGGGCGGCGGGGTAGGTTTGATGCTGGGGGCCAGCCATCGCGTGGTCACGTCCAGCACGCGCTTTGCCATGCCTGAAGTCACCATCGGTCTATTTCCAGACGTGGCAGGCACTTGGATGCTGGGTCGTTTGCCACGCGGCATCGGCGAATTCCTGGCCCTGACCGGCGCCCAGCTCGGGGCGGCCGATTGCCTGCACTATGGCTTGGCCGATCATTATTGCGCGGTGGATGGCCTGGATACCCTGGTGGCGACGCTGGCGGCCCAAAAATGGCCGACGGACCCAGACGAGCAGGCGGCATTGCTGGATACGGTCCTGGATGGTTTGCAACTGGCTGTGCCCGATCCAGGCCCCTTGCAAACGCATGCCGCTGATATCCGCCGCGCCTGCAGCCGTGCTGATTTTATGCAGGCGGCTACCGCGTTGGCCGCCTGGAAGCGTCACCCTGACCCCTGGATGGCGCGGGCTGCCACCAATTTTTTGGCAGGCGCACCCGGATCAGCTCGGTTGGGATACATGCTGGTCAATCGCGCCCGCCATCTGTCTCTAGCCGATGCTTTCCGCATGGAATACGTGGCGGCGCTGCAATGCTGCGCCGAACCTGACTTCCGCGAAGGCATACGCGCCTTGCTCATCGACAAAGACAAAAAACCGCGCTGGTATCCCGCCACGTTCGAGCAGGCCTCTGCCAGTTGGGTCAGACGATTCCTGGTGCACCCCTGGCCCGCAGGCCAAGAACATCCATTGGCAGATCTTTAA
- a CDS encoding RNA methyltransferase, whose amino-acid sequence MTFTTPVRHIASRDNPDYRLWLRLAQGRPGHRETRILLEGEHLCQTWLEHHGAPVALIVSEAIQAQSPGWIKPLWRDCEHTRRIVLEDHLARILSQVGNGPAVFFLVEPPTVMLPELITEGCLWLDRVQDPGNLGTLLRTAAAAGLKSAYLSPGCAAAWSPKVLRSGQGAHFSLNIYAQVDLSGLHRRLRVPLAATTLQQAQSLYQQDLRQPCAWLFGNEGRGVSADLLALADWRVHIPQSASVESLNVAAAAAICLFEQRRQFAGV is encoded by the coding sequence ATGACATTTACCACTCCCGTACGCCATATCGCTTCGCGCGACAACCCCGACTATCGCCTGTGGCTACGGCTGGCCCAAGGCCGACCAGGGCATCGTGAAACCCGTATTTTGCTGGAGGGTGAACACCTGTGCCAGACCTGGCTGGAACATCATGGCGCACCCGTGGCTCTGATTGTCAGCGAGGCGATCCAGGCCCAGTCGCCCGGCTGGATCAAGCCTCTGTGGCGCGATTGCGAACACACCCGCCGGATCGTGCTGGAAGATCACCTGGCCAGAATCTTGTCACAAGTCGGAAACGGCCCTGCGGTTTTTTTTCTGGTAGAGCCGCCTACGGTCATGCTGCCTGAGCTGATCACCGAGGGCTGTCTATGGCTGGACCGGGTACAAGACCCGGGCAATCTCGGGACCTTGTTACGCACGGCGGCGGCGGCTGGTCTGAAGTCTGCCTATCTCTCGCCAGGCTGTGCGGCAGCCTGGTCGCCAAAGGTTTTGCGCAGTGGCCAGGGGGCGCATTTTTCACTGAATATTTACGCCCAGGTTGATTTGTCGGGCCTGCATCGCCGACTGCGCGTGCCCCTGGCCGCCACGACGCTGCAGCAGGCCCAGTCTTTGTATCAACAAGACCTGCGCCAGCCTTGTGCCTGGCTGTTTGGCAACGAGGGACGCGGGGTGTCGGCGGATCTGCTGGCCTTGGCCGACTGGCGGGTGCATATTCCCCAATCGGCCAGCGTAGAGTCCCTGAATGTCGCTGCCGCAGCGGCGATTTGTCTGTTCGAGCAGCGTCGTCAGTTCGCCGGAGTCTAG
- the smpB gene encoding SsrA-binding protein SmpB, whose translation MSIVDNRKATHDYFIEERFEAGLVLEGWEVKAIRAGHVQLKESYVIVRDGALWILGMHISPLPTASTHIHPNATRTRKLLLHAHEISKLIGKVEQRGYALVPLNLHYKGGRIKLDFGLGRGKKLHDKRDTQRDQDWAREKERLMKHDTRARPN comes from the coding sequence ATGAGTATTGTCGATAACCGCAAAGCCACCCACGATTACTTCATCGAGGAGCGCTTTGAAGCCGGGCTGGTGCTGGAAGGCTGGGAAGTCAAAGCCATCCGCGCGGGTCACGTACAGCTAAAAGAAAGCTACGTCATCGTGCGCGATGGGGCCTTGTGGATTCTAGGCATGCACATCAGCCCATTGCCCACGGCGTCCACCCATATCCACCCAAACGCCACCCGAACCCGTAAACTGCTCTTGCACGCCCACGAAATCAGCAAGCTGATCGGCAAGGTCGAACAGCGCGGCTATGCCTTGGTGCCCTTGAATCTGCACTATAAAGGCGGGCGCATCAAACTGGACTTCGGCCTGGGGCGCGGCAAGAAACTGCACGACAAACGCGACACCCAGCGTGACCAGGATTGGGCGCGGGAAAAAGAACGTCTGATGAAGCACGATACGCGGGCGCGACCCAACTGA
- a CDS encoding type II toxin-antitoxin system RatA family toxin: MPAIQRSVLVPFSCAQMFDLVADVARYPDFMPWCGGSTVQWHNETGMQASVQIRFAGVHQSFTTRNEHDYPHKIIFHLVDGPFSNLTGHWTFQPLGEDGCKVLYTMEYAFSSRALSAVVGPVFNRIASSFIDSFTQRAHAVYGS, encoded by the coding sequence ATGCCTGCGATCCAACGTTCTGTCCTCGTTCCCTTCAGTTGTGCCCAAATGTTCGATCTGGTGGCCGATGTTGCCCGCTATCCCGATTTCATGCCCTGGTGTGGCGGCTCGACTGTGCAATGGCACAACGAAACCGGCATGCAGGCCAGCGTGCAGATACGCTTTGCCGGTGTCCACCAAAGCTTCACCACCCGCAATGAACACGACTATCCCCATAAGATCATCTTTCACCTGGTGGATGGGCCGTTTTCCAATCTGACCGGACACTGGACTTTCCAGCCACTGGGCGAAGATGGCTGCAAGGTCCTCTACACCATGGAATACGCGTTCTCCAGCCGCGCGCTGTCTGCGGTGGTCGGCCCCGTCTTTAACCGCATCGCCAGCAGTTTCATCGATTCCTTCACGCAGCGCGCTCACGCCGTCTACGGAAGCTAG